From the genome of Mya arenaria isolate MELC-2E11 chromosome 5, ASM2691426v1:
TCGTTGAGGCAGAAAGCGAGCCGCTTGTCTTCTGCACCATTACGCCGAATATCGCGTAACAATTTTTGTACTATGAATGCTTCAACCGGATtattaaagttttgaattttatacACATATGCAATAGCTGATACATATGATGTGACTGTGGAAGGATTGAGCTGACGATGTTGGCAAGTGGCAATACATTGAGTAAGATGTACCACTGGTACGGGCAAAGGAGCGCATTGAGGGAAATACAGTTGGTGAGAGGCCATGATTTCTATAACTATTCAGCGTGGAGGGTGCCAGAGGCGTATTAAGGAGAGTAACACACTGTTGTTCAGAAAATTGTGGCCATGTTTTCTGGCACCGGAGTTGAGTCTATGTCCATGTGGGACGCTAACTGACGGAACTTGACGACTTGAAGGCGAGAAAGTAAATCAGGTAAACCAAAACCATAATATTCTTTAGACGTTTGTCTGTTAGTTATATGTGTGACAGAAATGTTGTCAGTGTGTAACACAATGCAACGATATTGTTACTGTTGACCCCATAAGTACAATGCCAAAACAATAGGAAACAAAAGGGTTCCCGAGTAGAAAACGGGTTATATTGGCAATATTAACTGGAGTGACCACTTGGTTTTAAAGACTTGGCTTGGGATGATGTGGGCGTGGATGAATTTTGAATGGCGTGGGCAGCGAGCAGTTTATTAGATTATGTGGAATGGAATGTTGTATGTTGTCCTCTGCAAAACCCACACACTTGGGGCCAGGACATTTGGGATTATGGCATCCTGCGCGCTTGTTGTGATTTCAGCATGTGTTGTCGATAAATTGTCTTACTTTGAATGAAGTCGAGTTTTTACCAGGACGAAAGAGTCGAAACGGCTGTGGCTTTGCAGATACTGTGTTGAAAGAGGTACAAGCCATTAACCCAAACTCTGTGTGTAACCTGTCCCATGGCAAAGGTGCAGATGCTCGAAACTGGGTGTCGTAGAAAGCAAATGAAAAGCCTGGGCGCCTTTAAGCGATATCCCGAACTATATCCATATATTTTATTGACTGCGAAGGTTCCAGTGGATAACTGGGACAACTGTAGTGTAATTGGGGCTTCTTTGTTAGTGTCTGTGTCAAGACAGCAAGGACAACTACTACAAGGATACTGTGGTTGACATGCGTTATTGACGCCGcatctaaaaaatatcaaaaccatgAAGTATCGAAAGGCCTATAAATGTGCAACATCTGTTCATGTTAAGCGTATAATAGTGCACAATACGCAAAGAAAATGTGATCGCATTGTGCACCACACAAAGTAACAGAAAATTGTGCAAACCGCACTAAATAAAGTTGACCCGCGCCACACCGTGGTCGCAATGTGCACCGCACAAAGTCATAAAATGTGCACCGCACTAAATCGATTTGAGCCGCGCCACACCGTGGTCGCATTATGCACCGCACAAAGTCAAAATGTGCATACTGCACTAAATAAAAATGACCCGCGCCCCACCGTGGTCGCACTGTGCACCGCACAAAGACATAAAATGTGCACATTGCACTAAATAAAATTGACCCGCGCCACACCGTGGTCGCATTTTGCACCGCACAAAGTCATAAAATTTGCACCGCACTAAATAAGTTTGACCCGCGCCACACCGTGGTCGCATTGTGCACCGCACAAAGTCAAAATGTGCATACTGCACTTAATAAAAATGACCCGCGCCACACCGTGGTCGCACTGTGCACCGCaaaaaagtcataaaatgtGCACTTAGCACTAAATTAGGTTGACCCGCGCCACATCGTGGTCGCAATGTGCACCGCACAaagttaaaagtaaatattactCATCGCACTAAATAAAAATAGACCCCACTAAAAACAGTGAAACCATGCCACACCGTGGTCACAGTTAAGATATGCGCCACACGAACgacaaacaatatatacaattttttaaactttcaaggtgtatttttaattaatcaaacTGAACAGACATGCATAAAGCTTGTCGTAAATGAATATACTTGTCTAAGTTTAAAATTCTtagtaaataaaagaaatgcaaaGCTATTCTCAAacttttgcgtatttttttaagccagtttaaattatttaacgtaaCTTGCGTATCACTTGGTTGTGGTACTGAAGGCTGCAACCATGGCTGCCCAATGATTTGACAGAAGTTTGAACTGCCCGTCTCTGGAAAGGTGGCAACCATCCGAACTGAAGTGTTTTGCCTTCGCCTCTGCTGACCAAAATCCCTTGAAGCGCTATAGATATGCACGACCAGGAAAACGGATATGAAGATTGATGTTATGTTGTATATTCAAAGCATCCGGTCGATCATTGAACCAATCAATGTCACCTGGTTAATGGTTTTGCACAGATGCTGGACATCGATGAAACACTTGGCATACAACGATCTGTgcaatgttcaaaatattaagtGCACTGTCAACTATATCACACGTTTGACTTGTAATGCATTGCACGGGTATGTAAGAATTATACACGTCATTAGTGCCAATCCGGCGAAAAGTCGCCAACTGTTTCAGTTTTGAGAACGGCTGCTGAGGTCCCAGGAAAGCCATCCGCCATAAGCCGTCCGTGTAAACCGAAATGAAAGTTAAGCGAATCCTCCACTCGAATAAAAGTTTGAAGTCGAGATACAAAAGAATGTCCGAAAAGTTGAACTTTCATGGGCGCAGCCATATTGAATCGGTTATGTCCTTGCGACACACATGTAGTTCAAAGACGCTTACATCCACTGTCTGAGTAATCCGTTTTCTAAATAACGCAAACCGTACAATATATCACAAAGTTGAAAGGCATCGGTAGGTTGCCGACACTATATTTCATTCCAGAATTGAGACGAAGCAATTCCTATTAATAATGCGTAAAGTATAGACCTTCGCACACAATAATATCggtaaaattatgcaaaatatatgcTCAAAATTCGCAAGCACGTATctctaaatattttttctagaaTGGCTGAAGCGAGAGGCTAGCGATAGGCCGATACACACCACGTGACCACCGGTCACGGCTTGGACCGCTGATAAGCCACGTACACACTTCCTGACCACTGGTCACGGCGTGGAACGCTGATAAGCCATACTTAAGATGTAATCGGTTCAACTCGCAGAATTAGCTAGGGGTGATTCAGTTCAACCCGCAgatccataaaatattttatgtcggcataaaattatataaataagcaaaacaaaatggcatttttaaattcatgcatattcatatgCTAACAAAACAGTAAAACTTTTCTCCGATTGCTTCGGTCATAGATACATTTATGCATTCAACATTCATTTGTATATTGGTTATTTGATTTGTATGAGTATGTGCAGTGATTCAACTGTAACACTTATTAACAAGTATGTATTTGTCTACATGTGCCATGGCCTTCTGGATATTCTGTGAATTAAACTTGTCATATAATCTGTCAAAATCATATACTCAAGCACAGCTAACGACGGGTGCCGTGGTATTATGCATGTGACCACCTTATGaaacatgcaaacaaaaaaacagtAGTGTTGTTCACCAATCTCTAGAGCCTCAAATCACATTTTAGAGAAGTTGCGAAACTAGATGTGTATGTCttcgtatacatgtacatattaatgTATTGTAATTGAGGCTAAAAGGTGTTTGCAAAATTTCTTTAAAGTGATTTATGGATAAATGATAgaactcttgtttcactgaccgttccaagggaGTAACCCctaattttgtatatattttgtatattgtaaatatatatgctttGTTGGATATGTTATGTCTGTCTACGCTGTTTACGTTTTATTGAGgttgtatgtctctcgttgagtatcATGATGGTAGGCCTTAACCATGTGCATTTAAATAGTGTATTTATCAAACAATTCGGCTACTTGTCGCTTTTTTTCGTGTTATCGAATCAACTTTTCATATatgcatgaattatttatttagacATTCAGGTATTTTCAATATCTTGTTGTTAAAGAACTAATGGAAGATTAGGCCCAAAAACTAGTTGTAAGACAGTCCTGTAACTCCGAAGACAAACAGGTCTCAGTTTTATTCCCCGTACGAAATAAAAGGGCGGATTCCGGGCGGAATCGAGGCGGAATTGGCACGGAATCAGTGAATTCCGCCTGAATCATGGACGGAATCATTATTCCTCCCGATATCTATACGTGTTTCTTGTAAATTCTGGGCGTAAAATTATTGGAAGTTCCAGGCGTAAACAAATTACGGGAGTATTTATATACTTGAACATTTGTGTGACACAGAAATTTCGTACTTTGGTTTTTCTATGCAACCTTTGGGGCGGAATATCCTATATAACATTTTAGTGGAGCGTAATTTCGAACTAAGCCAtatattttcagccaaaaaATCCAAAAGATTCGAAAGTCATGagaaattattgaatatttttttgttccCTTTATCGTTTACATTTCACATAGAAACGTTAAAGATAAACATCTTCTGTTAGTATCTGTACATCGCATActctttgtaaaataaaagatgcaacaaaaacataaaactacAAAGGTAAGtcaaaaaaaatacagaaaaaaacatgaccCCATGATTTACACTCAGTTTTCATGAACTTTAAAGTCAACTTAGAATGTTACTTATGACACTTCTTGGGATATTACAACATCAATCACTTACAGCAGTTGAACTAAACTCGGCCCACTCGGCTATACATCATTAACTTCCATTCGATTCGAGACCATTGTGTACAAGACTGTGTTGACTCACCGATAAGCCTCCAGGGCTATCAATGGGGTACAAGAACCAGTTGTTAATAAAAACTCACCTTATCTTGCGCCAATCTGGTCAGATTTCCCTCTGAGCACCTTAACCTTTATTCATTTATTCCGGTCATGTGTTTCTCAAGATGCCTTCACGGTGTCACGTAACGCTACCGTTCAcgtaactttcgtgatagttcgttcagtaaacaaccaacaactgttcaagtgttctaagtctttattttgttatgtaccTTCTTAAGTATCATACGGGCTATAAGTCTAGTTCATGCCCAAAACCTACTCTCTAACTAACTGTCTAACATGCTttcatatatactgctgatTTCGTCTAGCATTTGACAGTTGagcatatttaatttcttgttatatacCAAAAGAACGTATTCTatagtcatgaactgtcaagtTAATTGGactaatagccagcggctatcacgacTGTCACCAGTTGAGTACATCtacatttgataattatgatgaaatatttgctttttgttacaaataaactttgaattctactattgatttttgttattactttaaagtgtttcatatgtaacttttatgttacgtgacactttaaagtgtttatacgttacgtgacattcgtccgatttttcataaaagaaatatttcatcatggGAATTATTTCATcgtacataatatattttaatttaatttcacttCGAGGTCCGAAACCcgaggaaataaaaaaaattgttttgttttgccacCAATAACCATTGCGTTATACTTTTTATCCCAGtaatatttttagtattttttttttccaataattttttttcaatttaacaaGCGCCACTTTAAATCTAACAAGCGTCGACGccaatttaaatcaaacaagCGTTGAAGTTCAACGCGTTTCCGCCCTTATCTTATTTTTAGGAAGTGTCATAAATAGGTGATAATTACTTCGGTAAAGATCGGagaaactatcattacttaaaCCCGCAGGGTTAATTGGTGTCAAAGCTTAAAGTTTAATTGCTCGTGAGGATGATGACACTTGCTAATGATTAGGTGTCAACAGGAATGTTGTTAATGTAGACTTTTGATCAGAGAGAAATACTCTTCGGTATTTAAACTTGAGAAAAACCTGTCAACTATAATAAGTAGATGATCggaaacaaaaattaaaaagaattaGTGAATATGAAGGTacggtttttgttttgttttatatgaacgatgaagaaaacaataatacctgcaaataaattatacccgaaaacaaatatgaaaaataatcaatagaAACAAGCACAATACACTAAAGCAGAAATAAAAGTCATAAATGCAGCCAACACTTATAGTCTCTAATCGACACTGTTGATGGATGGTGACCGGGGACGGTCACTCGAGCATCCGGTGCACGTCCATGTAAGCGACAATACCGGAAGGATGGGCGAAGCTGCTGGTCCTTGGGGCGGCAGCTCGAGATTCGCAGTGGCACGTGTCCAAACGCTTTGGAACACGGCCGTTTTCCTGGTGAGGGCTCTCACCGACCTGCGAGAAACTGTGGCCTCACAGCAGCAGACGCAGACATGGACCTGGCGTTGGGCCGCTACACGGTGAATTTCCGAATGTACTTTAGTAAAAAAgtccataaatatataaacaattcttATGTGCAAGTCCATTAATGATGTCCATCACTATTGTGGTATCGTCGGCTGACGATCTTTTTAGTGACATGTCAAAAAGTCATGGTGGCTgtcaacaattttaattgtgGCCCTCAGGGTTTAAATCCATCCGATCCAAGCAGGGATAAAGTCTTTTGATGGCTTCGGACAGCGGGGTTGCAGCCGACGTTGATTGGTTGCAGATATCCGGTTTTCAGGCCTCGCCTCTGATTGGGCGAGAGTAGATTCCTCACCGGTCTTGTAGACCACCTGACTGTATTGTGGGTGGGGTTTGGGACGCGATCGGTCAGGAATACATTTGAGAAAGGCAGAATGATATTTACAAAGAATGAGAACGGTCACACTGACAAGCAGAACACCAGCTGCTATGATTGTAATTAATTTCCATAGTGGCCACCCAGAGGATACGTCAAGGACAGAATTAggtaattaaattaatttattcattaaagctCTTAAGGGAAGTTCGTGTATCTGTTTCAATTCATCAGGCATTTCAATTTTTGAGAAGTTAGTAAGAATCTTATGGAGAGGTTCACAGATTTGAAGTGATGTGAAATTGGGAAGTACTTgataatgttcataattatttaatagcaGTCTTGAACTATTTGTAAACCATGACCCCAgtgtaaaatgttcattatacGCTTTGCAGTTCATTTGCAACGATAGCAAACTTAAAGGAGCTTCTACTGTCTTTTTGCTATGAGTTTGAATGGAGTTTTGGCATATGATTACAAATGTTAAGTCCGTTTTGGAAGCGATCATCCAAATACCATCATATAGATATTCCGCGGCTGGTAGGCGTTTATTTGGTCTTGTTATGGTAGAGCATTGACTTTTGATTTTATTgtcttgtttcataaataaggCTGTAATACAGAACTGGGATAAACTCATTTGATAAAGCTCCGAGCGAACTTCGCAGAATGGACTGATGCTTTGTACACAAGATTGTAATTCACATTCAGTTAGGATGGAGAATTGAGTGCGTTCTTTATTAGTAATCATACGCGTAGAATCCAAATCATAACGAGCTGTCATACTGATATTGTCTGCTTGTGTAAGACTGCGGTTTCTACTAATGAAAGGTAGGTCTAAATTGTAGGCTTGATATAATTCATATAGAGGAATTGCACGAGCGGTAACAATTTACCATAACACCGGTTGATCCGCCATCTTGGAGGCTCTCGCGTATTTTCAACTTTCTTCAGCAATTTATCGCAcgattttcttcaaatatatcgGTAAATCAATACAGATGCAGATTTTATTGACACAACATGTCTAAGAAACTTTCATTTGCTACGGAGTATAAAGATAGCCTGGATAGTGTTGCCAAAAAGCGCTACGAGCAGAAGATAACCATAGTGGGTGGGGTAGACCCTTACGCAACTGATTTGGTTTGGTCAAAAGATGTGGCGTGCCTACCCTCAGTTACGCATATAGACATCGTTCACTATTTACTCTTTACCCCTAGTCCATACACGAAAGAAGATTTGAAAGCTTGGAAATCACTTGATGCTGTAAACCAACTCTGCAGTGGATGGGTGCAAGAGAGATCAAGTTACAAGACAAACAACCATGTCATAGTCACTGCAAAGGTATATAACTCAGCATTAACTATAATAATGTCTGTAAAACagtgtaaaattttgaataaattgttttatttcactcaCATTTTTATGTGTAATAATAGGTAAGTTGGCAATGTAGTAAACTAGGGGTCCAGGAAACAGTGCACCCGACATGGGATGCAAACCCATGACCCACGGTATTACCAATGTGTTACAACATTGATCCGTCTACCCACTGAGCTTGCGGGCCGCCTGTCTTGAGTCAGTATCAATAGTCACTACACTCCTACCAGCTTTATTTCTCGGTAGGATCATATTCTCACCCAGCCGCCTCTGACTGCTATAACCAGTAAAATTAGAGAAGAGAGTTTATCTCATGTGGGCTCGAACCCATGATCCCCGGTATAACCTGTTCCTTGCTCTACCGAGCTAGCTGGGCACCTGTCATtacttattaatataatattatcatggATTTCTTTTCAGGTATTACATTCACAACGACTTAGAGAGAAGCCACTTAGACCCTGGGTCATAGTGAAACCAGATGGTGTTGTGGAGGGGGCCCACTGTAATTGTATGGCTGGTCTTGGAGAAGCATGCACCCACATAGCAGCTCTTCTGTTTTCAATATCTGCAGCTGTGCAAATAAGAGATTCGCAAACGTGTACCCAGTCCGCAGCATATTGGAAGATTATACCAGCATCAGTGAAGACCATAAGGTATAAAACTGTAAGCAACATAAACTTTACCTCAGCAAAAACtgccaaaaaacattttgatgatAATTTGCAGTGCATGAATAATGGAGAAATCCCAGTTACAAACACCCCTTCAGTAAGAAAAGTTAAAACACCTAGAGCATCAGAGGCAGATTTCATGTCATTCTGTCAAAAACTGTCAGTGTTAAAATCTAAACCAGCCGTACTATCAGTCATAGAGCCGTATGCTGCAGATTATGTTCCAACATGTGAGAAACGAGACTTTCCTTTAATACTTAGTGAACTGAAAGATCCGGATATGATTGGTGAGCCATTGTGCACAGTACAAtctaaatgtaaaaacataagGGTTTCATGCAGCAAAGAACAATCCGAAAATGTTGAGGTTGAAACTCGGCTGCAGTCAAAATCAAAGCTATGGAACCAGTTCCGAGCTGGTAGAATCACAGCATCAAACATGCGAAGTGTGGTTTTTACAGACCCTGACAAGCCATCGAAATCTCTTGTAAAGAAAATATGCTATCCAGAGACCCAGTGTTTCCAGACTGAAGCCATGAAGTGGGGAACAGTGAATGAAAGAGTGGCTCTAAAGCAGTTTGTGGAGTATACCAGCCCAAAGCATGAAAATCTGCTAGTGAGAGAAAGTGGATTTATTATTTCAGAAGATCTACCCTGCATTGGTGCTTCACCTGATGGTATAACTGCCTGTGACTGTTGTGGCAATGcatgtattgaaattaaatgcccctttaatgctagaaatgataaaattgatGAGAACACATGTgatttcttagttttaaaaaatgatcaaCTCCATTTAAGTGAAAATCACAAGTACTATTACCAGATACAAACTCAATTAGGTGTATGTAAACAGGAAATGTGCTTCTTTGTTGTTTGGACattatgtgatttatttattaaagaagtGAAATTCAATCCAATTGTTTGGGAAGACATATGCAGCAAGTCAAAAGGTTTCTTTGAGTGTGCGGTTTTGCCAGAATTAGTTGGTAAAGTATTCACAAGCTTGCCAGTGCCAGCCAAACAGCCAGTATTGAATACTACTGATAATGTCAAGCAACCGGTATTAAAAGCAATAGAAAATGTTCAGTGTTCTGATACCCAAATGAAACCTGTCTTACTATCAGACTCCGAGGAAAGATATTGTTATTGCGACCAGGTTGAATCTGGTAAAATGATAGCATGTGACAATAACGATTGTTCAATTGTTTGGTTCCACTTTACTTGTCTTAAGTTGGAAAATTCCCCAAGAGGAAAGTGGTACTGCCCAGACTGTAGAAAGTTACCTGCATTCAAAAGACTCAGAAAGAAATGAATTGTTGTCTGATTTTTAACCCTGTACTGATTATGGACCCATGGATAGTGTGTGATGTATAGGGCTTGttggaaaaatattgatatatattaaatgtgtgTATCTGAAATAATTAcgcacaacataattatttcacatCATGTACTTATGttcatatcatttatatatctgACTGTAAACATGTTTGTTGCTGTGGAGTAAAGAGCTagatataattttgaaaggTTATCAATATTATATCCAACATAATACTCAGGACTGTTTTATTGTGTTGTACATTATGTTCATGTGTAATGACTTATTTGCTGAATGCTGTTGTAACTATGTttggtgttcattttcaatgttatatttattgctATCAATCTATAAGTGAATTAATCAATTATACCAAGCTGGATATATGTTTTAGATGCAATATTAATGGTTCATAAATTATTCACTGCAATAAATAGTATCAAAAAACTCTGTTTGTCTTGGTGGTACATATACATTAACTACCCAGGTCATTATTAAAAATTTTAAGTTTgatattattgtaattattccaaaaatgaaaattaattaatttaatgaatTGATTCTTATGTTCAGTTATCTTAACcaaatgtattgaacaaaatCATTAGTCATGCTGAATGTTTTCccttgtttttggtgtttgtatattatatagcGAACAACTATTTTAATAATGACCTAGGTAGATTGTGTACAGATACTGGCTACATAAAACTGATTGCAATCAAACAGGAAATAAGAATAATTACtagaataaattataattttatttcatcagtttGTAATAGTACAACATAAACATGTGACACAAGTTATAAAATTGACAACTGAAATGTCATCACTAAGACATGTAATGTAGCAGACATTAGGGACAAAAAGAAAATTCCTGGATGTGCTTAATTGTCGTCAACACACATTTAAAACCCACTATAACCCTCTACTCAATAGAGAACTCATCCATTTACATACAATACACTGATTATGAAAGTCATAGAGTATATTAGGCATTTGTTCCGTAGCATAGAATTAAACCACGACTCCATACATGCATTATCATTTTACTTTCATCCTTCAGATCTTAATCTACAGCTACAATGGAGTCATTAAAATTAATCAGGGCACAGCATATCAATGCTATTTTGTCTATAGTTGACACATCATTTTCATCCTTTTGCATCAGAAAACGAATAGGAATGACACCATTCAAAAATGTGTACTTCTGGCGAACAAGTCCGATCACTCTTTCAACATGGATTCTGACATTTGCTAGTTTGCGTGTTGTTTCAATATCAGCAGCTGAAAGTTGATTTTGGCCTCGAGTGAACGCTGGAATATGAACATGACCGGCATGAGACCCTACACTTGCACCTATATCAAACCCACGGTCAGCTAACACTAAATCTCCTGGCATGATCTTGAAAAGAAATCCACAGTTTTCAGTCAAATGTTTATCACTGGTGCGACCACCCCAAGCTTTAGAAACAAAACAGACAGTGCCCTGAGGAGTTATACCGATTAAAAAATTTACAGTGTGGTGATGCTTATATGAAGACCATGTCTCGGCCCTGGCCTCTAAGCGGGAAGGTCGCTCGATGAAAACATCGAAACAATCAATTATGACTGCACATTTTCTGCCAAAATGTTTCCTGAATTGCATCGGCATTGTCTTCTCAAGTGTTTCCCGGGCTGGCCAGTATATGGATGGATGCAGTCGTTCATACATAGCATCTATTGTGCTAGAGAAAAGTCTTGACACAGTCGATtgtgacacttggaataaatacgCTATGAACATAGATGAAAGATTCAATCTCAATCTCATGAGtgtcataatgaaaatttcaaactttgaaaGTGACTCGCTGCATGGTAAAAAGTTAGCAAGATACTCAAATACTAC
Proteins encoded in this window:
- the LOC128235930 gene encoding uncharacterized protein LOC128235930, whose protein sequence is MSKKLSFATEYKDSLDSVAKKRYEQKITIVGGVDPYATDLVWSKDVACLPSVTHIDIVHYLLFTPSPYTKEDLKAWKSLDAVNQLCSGWVQERSSYKTNNHVIVTAKVLHSQRLREKPLRPWVIVKPDGVVEGAHCNCMAGLGEACTHIAALLFSISAAVQIRDSQTCTQSAAYWKIIPASVKTIRYKTVSNINFTSAKTAKKHFDDNLQCMNNGEIPVTNTPSVRKVKTPRASEADFMSFCQKLSVLKSKPAVLSVIEPYAADYVPTCEKRDFPLILSELKDPDMIGEPLCTVQSKCKNIRVSCSKEQSENVEVETRLQSKSKLWNQFRAGRITASNMRSVVFTDPDKPSKSLVKKICYPETQCFQTEAMKWGTVNERVALKQFVEYTSPKHENLLTPRKDIVIATRLNLVK